A portion of the Anaerohalosphaeraceae bacterium genome contains these proteins:
- a CDS encoding NTP transferase domain-containing protein, whose product MTVQITAIIPAAGQGQRWNRAFGTLKQLVPVCDNRQPLLIRTIQMLRDRGVGTVYVLTREPEIVKAAAGSAEVLPPAADRYLSDTILSSRSVWSEKTVVLLGDVYFSSACIDSIVRFEQEHRFWGIGHGSAVCRNNLRRPELFAFSFLDSAYSEVEKSLRENSLLAELRDKGRMFWRALGCGRKIFIPFFRQNYSPKPSHWFRERGFRGNDFWRAYRCWQRKQPVYAYQYGKLWGLYRLLDRVDPFGSPDYKWPQDQSGHFVQVEDQTQDIDSPEDYQQLCLLWNGSIQAMNQMKDASAG is encoded by the coding sequence ATGACGGTTCAAATAACAGCCATTATTCCGGCGGCCGGTCAGGGACAGCGGTGGAATCGTGCCTTTGGTACGCTCAAGCAGCTGGTTCCGGTCTGTGATAATCGGCAGCCCCTTCTGATTCGGACGATTCAGATGCTCCGAGACAGAGGGGTAGGGACTGTCTATGTCCTGACGAGAGAACCGGAAATTGTAAAGGCGGCGGCTGGAAGTGCAGAGGTACTGCCGCCTGCAGCAGACCGCTATTTAAGTGATACGATTCTTTCTTCTCGTTCAGTCTGGTCGGAAAAGACGGTTGTTTTACTCGGTGATGTCTATTTCAGTTCTGCCTGCATTGATTCGATTGTCCGGTTCGAACAGGAGCATCGCTTTTGGGGAATCGGGCATGGGTCGGCGGTTTGCCGGAACAATCTCAGACGCCCTGAATTGTTTGCATTTTCTTTTTTGGATTCGGCCTATTCAGAAGTGGAGAAGAGTTTACGCGAAAACTCTTTGCTGGCGGAGCTGCGGGACAAAGGCCGGATGTTCTGGAGGGCGCTTGGGTGCGGCCGGAAGATTTTCATTCCGTTTTTCCGGCAGAATTATTCACCCAAACCGTCCCATTGGTTTCGAGAAAGAGGGTTTCGAGGCAACGATTTCTGGAGGGCGTACCGCTGTTGGCAGCGGAAGCAGCCGGTCTATGCGTATCAATACGGCAAACTGTGGGGGCTGTATCGGCTGCTTGACAGGGTAGATCCGTTTGGGAGCCCCGATTATAAATGGCCCCAGGACCAATCCGGACATTTTGTTCAGGTGGAGGACCAGACGCAGGATATCGACAGTCCGGAGGACTATCAGCAGTTGTGTCTGCTTTGGAACGGTTCAATTCAGGCAATGAATCAAATGAAAGACGCGTCAGCAGGATGA
- a CDS encoding glycosyltransferase: MSGLEILAAVLIAAQIVFTIQVINNTRYALQKYKRIRGYRTKAAVIVPCRGLDEAFEENIRSFFLQDYEPYVLLFVVEDEQDPAYPVLKRLMEQYRPRSRANDVRLLTAGRASGCSQKLHNLLCAVRQADADTQVLAFADSDACVGPNWLSHLVYPLRETQAAKNGAATGYRWFVPKTPNWATLTLSAVNAKIAQLLGNTRFNLAWGGSMAIRVDTFRRLNLEQIWASALSDDLSLSEAVVKAGLKIAFVPACMSASYESVSWKELWEFGRRQFLITRVYRPKMWLFGLFCSVFAVFGLWGGVAAAVWTLQTGRPSWILLLWPAVFAFCQWLHAFLRQRMIGRLLEKDRDRLKPAARADLVLFWLFSMIMLAVIAASAVGNTLTWRGIRYRLRGPMRVEILSAD, translated from the coding sequence ATGAGCGGATTGGAGATTTTGGCAGCGGTCCTGATTGCGGCTCAGATTGTTTTCACCATTCAGGTGATAAACAATACCCGTTATGCCCTGCAGAAATATAAACGGATTCGCGGGTATCGCACCAAAGCGGCGGTGATTGTGCCCTGCCGGGGGCTGGATGAGGCGTTTGAGGAGAATATCCGCTCGTTTTTTCTGCAGGATTATGAGCCGTATGTGCTGCTGTTTGTGGTAGAGGATGAGCAGGACCCGGCGTATCCGGTCCTAAAACGGCTGATGGAGCAATACCGCCCTCGAAGCCGGGCGAACGACGTGCGGCTGCTGACGGCAGGGCGGGCGAGCGGATGCAGCCAGAAGCTGCACAATCTGCTCTGTGCGGTTCGGCAGGCCGATGCGGATACGCAGGTGCTGGCGTTTGCCGATTCGGATGCGTGTGTCGGGCCGAACTGGCTCAGTCATCTGGTCTATCCGCTGCGGGAGACCCAGGCGGCCAAAAACGGGGCCGCAACGGGCTATCGCTGGTTTGTGCCGAAGACGCCGAATTGGGCGACGCTGACCCTGTCGGCGGTCAATGCCAAGATTGCCCAGCTGCTGGGCAATACGCGATTTAATCTGGCCTGGGGCGGGTCGATGGCGATTCGGGTGGATACGTTCCGCCGGCTGAATCTGGAACAGATTTGGGCTTCGGCGCTGAGCGACGACCTTTCTTTGAGCGAGGCCGTTGTCAAAGCCGGGCTGAAGATTGCTTTTGTCCCTGCGTGTATGTCGGCTTCCTATGAGTCGGTTTCGTGGAAGGAACTGTGGGAGTTTGGGCGTCGGCAGTTTCTGATTACGCGGGTGTATCGTCCGAAGATGTGGCTGTTCGGTCTTTTTTGTTCTGTATTCGCGGTGTTTGGGCTTTGGGGCGGGGTTGCGGCGGCGGTGTGGACACTCCAGACAGGGCGCCCGTCGTGGATTCTTTTACTCTGGCCTGCTGTGTTTGCTTTTTGTCAGTGGCTTCATGCCTTTTTACGGCAAAGAATGATTGGACGGCTCCTGGAGAAAGACCGGGACCGCCTTAAGCCGGCGGCGAGGGCGGATTTGGTTCTCTTTTGGCTTTTCTCGATGATTATGCTGGCGGTTATTGCGGCCTCTGCGGTTGGGAATACACTCACCTGGCGGGGGATTCGCTATCGGCTGCGAGGGCCGATGCGGGTGGAAATCCTTTCGGCGGATTAG
- the rdgB gene encoding RdgB/HAM1 family non-canonical purine NTP pyrophosphatase encodes MNLDKPAILVATTNPGKLAELTAMLGELAEQVLWKTLADFPHLLAVPEDGETFAANARKKALGYARGSGLLTLADDSGLVIDALGGKPGVHSARFAAEDYSIRGEHPDRKTIDRLNYEKVLRLLKGVPTQQRTARFVCCLCLADAEQVLLETKGTVEGFITEEPLGENGFGYDPIFWLPSLNKTAAQLPAEEKNRISHRAQAVRNFKPLLENLLRTLRCR; translated from the coding sequence ATGAATCTTGACAAACCCGCCATTCTTGTTGCGACGACCAATCCGGGAAAATTGGCCGAGCTGACGGCGATGCTGGGCGAACTGGCCGAGCAGGTACTCTGGAAAACGCTGGCCGACTTTCCCCATCTGCTCGCCGTACCGGAGGATGGCGAGACCTTTGCCGCCAACGCCCGCAAGAAGGCCCTCGGCTATGCCCGCGGCTCCGGACTGCTTACGCTGGCCGACGACTCCGGTCTGGTCATCGACGCCCTCGGCGGCAAACCCGGCGTTCACAGTGCCCGCTTTGCCGCTGAAGACTATTCCATCCGGGGAGAACACCCCGACCGCAAAACTATTGACCGGCTCAATTACGAAAAAGTGCTGCGGCTTCTCAAAGGAGTTCCGACGCAGCAGCGGACAGCTCGTTTTGTCTGCTGTTTGTGTCTGGCCGATGCCGAGCAGGTGCTTCTGGAAACAAAAGGAACAGTTGAAGGATTCATTACAGAAGAGCCGCTGGGGGAAAACGGCTTCGGCTATGACCCGATTTTTTGGCTGCCGTCCCTGAACAAAACCGCCGCCCAGCTTCCCGCCGAAGAGAAGAACCGCATCTCCCATCGGGCTCAGGCTGTTCGCAACTTCAAACCCCTGCTGGAAAACCTGCTCCGAACTCTCCGCTGCCGCTAA
- a CDS encoding MjaI family restriction endonuclease, which yields MAKEWLLNSANMRWGLTRKSKVGPVSELIRKCAPKTLREWETFYYKNAYSKEHLETLGRQLFIKISEVCRAEMDSISEQDCIDFIINLVINRTFDGYQSEIQTIYGQLQQALGVEIKPAPDEWDRGYNVDFYIEINNKYIGLQIKPAGHAYITQIINELEFQKKTHQKFTEKYSGKVFYIISITDGKKKIIQNPEVIDEIREEIKRLGNTQ from the coding sequence ATGGCAAAAGAGTGGCTCTTAAACAGTGCAAACATGCGATGGGGACTGACCCGTAAAAGCAAAGTCGGTCCAGTTTCTGAACTGATTCGAAAATGTGCCCCCAAAACTCTCCGTGAATGGGAAACTTTTTATTATAAGAATGCTTACTCAAAAGAGCACCTGGAGACACTCGGACGGCAATTATTCATAAAAATATCGGAGGTCTGCCGCGCGGAAATGGACAGTATTTCCGAGCAGGACTGTATTGATTTTATTATCAATCTTGTCATCAATCGAACCTTTGACGGGTATCAATCCGAAATTCAGACAATTTATGGACAGCTCCAGCAGGCACTCGGAGTCGAAATTAAGCCGGCACCGGATGAATGGGACCGCGGGTACAACGTTGATTTTTATATTGAAATAAACAACAAGTACATCGGGCTTCAAATCAAACCCGCAGGCCATGCCTATATCACTCAAATCATCAATGAATTGGAATTTCAAAAGAAAACACATCAGAAATTCACTGAAAAATACAGCGGCAAGGTTTTTTATATCATTTCCATAACAGACGGAAAGAAAAAGATAATCCAAAATCCCGAGGTGATAGACGAAATCAGAGAAGAAATCAAACGTCTTGGAAATACTCAATGA
- a CDS encoding DNA methyltransferase gives MQTRHTIIFGDSRDMSDVPSESVHLIITSPPYWQLKDYGSPDQIGFDHTYEEYINNLNLVWSECFRVLHKGCRLCINIGDQFARSVYYGRYKIIPIRTEIIKFCETIGLDYMGAVIWQKVTTCNTTGGASIMGSFPYPRNGILKLDYEFILIFKKPGNGPSVSPQIKKMSKLTTEEWNQYFAGHWNFPGERQNGHLAMFPEELPKRLIRMFSFVGDTVLDPFLGSGTTTLAAIRQQRNSIGYEINKDFRSLIEKKLGTEQQTIFADSIIEFRNAQTSRKDWKNAIQKLPYIFKDPVQFDKKIDPRRISFGSKINRDTPSPKDFFRVKQVLAPNLLKLDNGLTIRLLGVAEKEETRQDAVAFLEEKTKGQKVFLKFDQIAYDEDNHLLCYLFLSNKTFLNAHLIKKGLAKADASIPHRYNTKFLKESRPTIWQKSGS, from the coding sequence ATGCAAACGAGACATACAATCATTTTTGGGGACAGCCGAGATATGTCGGATGTACCATCCGAATCCGTACATCTGATTATCACTTCCCCGCCCTATTGGCAGCTGAAAGATTATGGTTCGCCGGATCAAATCGGCTTTGACCATACTTATGAGGAATATATCAACAATCTGAATCTTGTATGGTCAGAATGTTTTCGAGTTCTTCATAAGGGCTGCCGGCTCTGCATCAACATTGGTGACCAATTCGCCCGCTCCGTCTATTACGGCCGATATAAAATCATTCCGATACGAACCGAAATCATCAAATTCTGCGAGACAATCGGGCTGGATTATATGGGGGCCGTTATCTGGCAGAAAGTGACAACCTGCAACACGACCGGGGGCGCTTCCATCATGGGCTCCTTTCCCTATCCCCGAAACGGCATTCTCAAACTGGATTATGAGTTTATTTTGATATTTAAAAAACCCGGAAATGGACCTTCTGTCAGCCCCCAAATAAAGAAAATGTCCAAACTTACAACCGAAGAATGGAATCAGTACTTTGCCGGACACTGGAATTTCCCCGGAGAACGGCAAAACGGTCATTTGGCGATGTTCCCGGAAGAACTGCCCAAACGCCTGATTCGAATGTTCAGTTTCGTTGGTGATACCGTTCTAGACCCCTTCCTGGGAAGCGGAACGACAACCCTCGCTGCCATCCGCCAGCAGCGCAATTCCATCGGCTATGAAATTAACAAAGATTTTCGCAGTTTAATTGAAAAAAAACTGGGTACAGAACAACAAACCATCTTTGCAGACAGCATCATTGAGTTTCGAAACGCTCAAACAAGCCGGAAAGATTGGAAAAATGCCATCCAAAAACTTCCGTATATTTTCAAGGATCCTGTCCAATTCGACAAAAAAATAGACCCGAGACGAATCTCCTTCGGCTCAAAAATCAACCGCGATACGCCGTCACCCAAAGACTTCTTTCGGGTCAAACAAGTGCTCGCTCCAAACCTGCTTAAACTGGACAATGGGCTCACGATCCGTTTACTGGGAGTAGCGGAGAAAGAAGAAACCCGGCAGGACGCCGTTGCTTTCCTAGAAGAAAAAACAAAAGGGCAAAAGGTTTTTCTTAAGTTTGACCAAATCGCCTATGATGAAGACAATCACCTGTTGTGCTACTTATTCCTGTCAAATAAAACGTTTCTGAACGCTCATCTCATTAAAAAGGGGCTGGCGAAAGCGGATGCATCTATACCCCATCGATACAATACGAAATTCCTGAAAGAATCGAGGCCGACCATATGGCAAAAGAGTGGCTCTTAA
- the argF gene encoding ornithine carbamoyltransferase: MTHFLSILDFSTQELQELLDLSIRLKKLYKSGGRDLCLSGKVLAMLFEKVSLRTRVSFQVAMSDLGGTAIYLKPEDIGIIGKREPAKDMARVFSRYVDGIMARTFSHETLLELARWSTVPVINALSDWSHPCQVMADMMTILEHFGRLEGLTLAYVGDGNNVARSLAEACARFGLRYQIAAPKGYMLDDQTIAEAEKARPGTVFTTNKPAEAVRNADIIYTDTWVSMGQEDEKEKRIADFQGFQVNTELLAEAPAHAKIMHCLPAYRGYEITDEVAESKNSIIFDQAENRLHFQRALLKKLLS; the protein is encoded by the coding sequence ATGACGCACTTTCTGTCCATTCTGGATTTTTCCACACAGGAACTTCAGGAACTGCTCGATTTAAGCATTCGCCTGAAAAAACTCTACAAATCCGGCGGACGGGACCTTTGCCTTTCCGGCAAGGTCCTGGCAATGCTGTTTGAAAAGGTCAGCTTGCGGACGCGCGTCAGTTTTCAGGTGGCAATGTCGGACTTGGGCGGTACGGCCATTTACTTAAAACCCGAAGACATCGGCATCATCGGCAAGCGCGAGCCCGCCAAGGACATGGCTCGGGTCTTCTCCCGCTATGTGGACGGCATTATGGCCCGAACCTTCTCGCACGAAACCCTGCTCGAACTGGCCCGCTGGTCCACCGTACCGGTTATCAATGCCCTCAGCGACTGGTCTCATCCCTGCCAGGTGATGGCGGATATGATGACCATCCTCGAGCACTTCGGACGGCTGGAGGGCCTGACGCTGGCCTATGTCGGCGACGGCAATAACGTCGCGCGGTCCCTGGCCGAGGCCTGTGCCCGTTTCGGCCTGCGCTATCAGATTGCCGCTCCAAAGGGATATATGCTCGACGACCAAACCATTGCCGAAGCGGAAAAAGCACGCCCGGGTACCGTTTTTACTACGAACAAGCCGGCCGAAGCCGTCCGAAATGCGGACATAATCTATACGGATACCTGGGTCAGCATGGGACAGGAAGACGAAAAAGAAAAGCGGATTGCCGACTTTCAGGGTTTTCAGGTCAACACGGAGCTGCTGGCCGAAGCCCCGGCCCATGCGAAGATTATGCACTGCCTGCCGGCCTATCGCGGCTATGAAATCACCGACGAGGTCGCCGAATCTAAAAACTCCATCATCTTCGACCAGGCCGAAAACCGACTCCACTTCCAGCGTGCCCTGCTTAAAAAACTCCTCAGCTGA
- a CDS encoding aspartate aminotransferase family protein produces the protein MNTQEVIELYNRYVIGNYGRLPKVIVQGKGNIMIDLEGNQILDLFPGWAVSGIGHCHPRVVEAVQKQAAQLLHMDNTFYTLPQGQLAKLLSERSFGGKCFFCNSGAEANEAALKLARKYTAKGKYKIITAEKSFHGRTFGAVTATAQPKYHDGFMPLVPGFEYVPFNDIQALTEAFDEEVAAVMIEPIQGEGGINPATAEYLHTIRNLCDEAGAVMILDEVQTGMGRTGKWFAYQHFDVVPDIITLAKALGGGVAIGAMIAKPEIAAALVPGTHASTFGGNPLACAAGIAVIEAIEAEHLLENAQRMGDYACRKLNELKSKYPFIEGIRGMGLMIGIQLNVPGAGIVSRCLEKGLRINCTQDTVLRFMPSMTITAEELDRAIAILDEVLAEEAKK, from the coding sequence ATGAATACACAGGAAGTCATTGAATTATACAATCGATACGTCATCGGCAATTACGGCCGGCTGCCCAAGGTCATCGTTCAGGGCAAGGGCAATATCATGATTGACCTGGAGGGCAATCAGATTCTTGATTTGTTCCCAGGCTGGGCCGTCAGCGGCATCGGCCACTGCCATCCGCGCGTCGTCGAGGCCGTCCAGAAACAGGCCGCCCAGCTGCTGCACATGGACAACACCTTCTACACCCTTCCGCAGGGACAGCTGGCCAAACTGCTGTCGGAGCGGTCGTTCGGCGGCAAATGCTTCTTCTGCAACAGCGGCGCAGAAGCCAACGAAGCCGCCCTCAAACTGGCCCGAAAGTACACCGCCAAGGGCAAGTACAAGATCATCACAGCGGAAAAAAGCTTCCACGGACGAACCTTCGGAGCCGTGACGGCCACCGCCCAGCCGAAATATCACGACGGCTTTATGCCTCTCGTGCCCGGCTTTGAATACGTGCCTTTCAACGACATTCAGGCCCTCACAGAGGCCTTCGATGAGGAAGTGGCGGCGGTTATGATTGAACCCATTCAGGGCGAGGGCGGCATCAACCCGGCCACAGCAGAATACCTGCATACCATCCGAAACCTCTGCGACGAAGCCGGCGCTGTGATGATTCTCGATGAAGTCCAGACCGGTATGGGCCGAACCGGAAAATGGTTCGCCTACCAGCATTTCGACGTGGTTCCGGACATCATCACCCTGGCCAAGGCCCTCGGCGGAGGCGTCGCCATCGGAGCGATGATTGCCAAGCCCGAAATCGCCGCCGCCCTCGTGCCCGGCACGCACGCCTCCACCTTCGGGGGCAATCCGCTGGCCTGCGCTGCCGGCATCGCCGTCATCGAGGCTATCGAAGCCGAACACCTGCTCGAAAACGCCCAGCGGATGGGCGACTATGCCTGCCGCAAACTCAACGAGCTGAAATCCAAATACCCGTTTATCGAAGGCATCCGCGGCATGGGGCTGATGATCGGCATCCAGCTGAACGTCCCCGGAGCCGGCATTGTCAGCCGCTGCCTCGAAAAAGGACTTCGAATCAACTGCACACAGGATACCGTCCTGCGGTTCATGCCCTCCATGACCATCACCGCCGAAGAACTGGACCGCGCCATTGCCATTCTGGACGAGGTTCTGGCTGAGGAGGCAAAAAAATGA